In Xiphophorus maculatus strain JP 163 A chromosome 2, X_maculatus-5.0-male, whole genome shotgun sequence, one genomic interval encodes:
- the herpud1 gene encoding homocysteine-responsive endoplasmic reticulum-resident ubiquitin-like domain member 1 protein, with the protein MDLEDSQQKTTSLLVKTPNQAQEDKIIDGVDMKWTVKDLKAHLSRVYPSKPAVSDQRLIFAGKLLPDHLHIKDLFRQLDSIPTLHLVCPMRNPPQAATKTKEAEQPHPSSLSPPVQTPSTPELRQRRQTSSTTSTQSHTQTPGAPTWPASTPAAASQLTQPAFPALSLYSPQQLLWLQHVYARQYYMQYHAALAAAGSVPPTPVATIGQYPPVPAHQVPVPAPLANQNPIDNLPVNQNPVQDAAFINPGEANQNMRMNAQGGPVMEDEEDVERDWLDWLYSAARLSVLLMIVYFNSNLSRFLLVMSTLLVMYLHTMGWFPFRRPAPVQAPNLQHPEVQHNQQNEDRNPEPNLAEEPADGQIVDHVAEESEEPMTAVLVPPHRVSVMWTAWVFFKTFFSSLIPEVAQGMAN; encoded by the exons ATGGATTTAGAAGATTCTCAACAAAAGACGACCAGTCTTCTCGTTAAAACGCCTAACCAGGCTCAGGAGGACAAAATTATTGATGGCGTCGACATGAAGTGGACTGTAAAGGACCTTAAGGCTCATTTGTCGAGGGTTTACCCGAGCAAACCG gcaGTAAGTGACCAGAGACTGATCTTTGCTGGCAAGCTTCTGCCTGATCATTTGCACATCAAAGATCTTTTCAGACAG CTGGACTCCATTCCCACTTTGCACCTGGTGTGCCCCATGAGGAATCCACCCCAAGCAGCAACTAAG ACCAAAGAGGCAGAACAACCACATCCTTCCAGTTTGAGCCCACCTGTTCAGACTCCCAGCACACCAGAGCTCAGGCAGAGGAGACAGACTTCTTCAACGACTTCTACTCAGAGCCACACGCAGACGCCTGGAGCTCCAACATGGCCGGCGTCAACACC CGCTGCAGCATCCCAGCTGACCCAGCCAGCCTTTCCTGCCTTATCTCTGTACAGCCCCCAGCAGCTCCTGTGGCTCCAACATGTTTACGCGAGACAATATTACATGCAGTA CCACGCAGCCCTGGCAGCGGCAGGCTCTGTTCCCCCGACGCCGGTGGCAACCATTGGCCAATACCCACCTGTACCTGCCCACCAAGTTCCTGTCCCAGCCCCTCTGGCCAATCAGAACCCCATTGATAACCTGCCAGTGAATCAGAACCCGGTGCAGGACGCTGCTTTCATCAACCCGGGGGAGGCCAATCAGAACATGCGAATGAACGCACAGGGCGGGCCCGTAATGGAGGACGAGGAGGACGTGGAGCGCGACTGGCTGGACTGGTTGTACTCTGCGGCAAGACTCAGCGTCCTGCTCATGATCGTTTACTTCAACTCCAACCTGAGCCGCTTTTTGCTGGTGATGAGCACACTGCTCGTCATGTATCT ACACACTATGGGCTGGTTTCCCTTCAGAAGGCCAGCACCGGTTCAAGCACCAAACCTCCAGCACCCTGAGGTCCAACACAACCAGCAGAATGAGGACAGGAATCCTGAGCCCAATCTT GCCGAAGAACCAGCTGATGGACAGATTGTGGACCACGTAGCTGAAGAATCCGAGGAGCCGATGACGGCAGTTTTAGTTCCTCCTCACAGGGTGTCTGTCATGTGGACAGCCTGGGTCTTCTTCAAAACTTTCTTCTCCTCCCTTATACCTGAGGTTGCTCAGGGCATGGCGAACTGA